The following proteins are encoded in a genomic region of Labeo rohita strain BAU-BD-2019 chromosome 5, IGBB_LRoh.1.0, whole genome shotgun sequence:
- the acsl4b gene encoding long-chain-fatty-acid--CoA ligase 4b — MMPQCERARSISGRPEGPYRAVECVDALVTQDFEGVDTLDKLFLYAVKKFSKASCLGTREVLSEEEEKQPNGKIFKKLALGDYSWMTYEEVSQKVESFGSGLAALGQQPRNTIAIFCETRAEWMITAQACFRRNFPLVTLYATLGEDAVAYGLNQCGATHLITSTELLQTKLKNIVSAVSRLQHVIYAGSGEVCHADYPQSLTMHSMQEVMELGAKPENLSKEYDRPTASDLAVVMYTSGSTGKPKGVKMQHSNLIAGMAGQCQRIPGLGSQDTYIAYLPLAHVLELTAEISCLSYGCRLGYSSPHTLTDQSSKIKIGGKGDCSVLKPTLVAAVPEIMDRISKNVNGKLREMSVIQRTLFKVGYNFKLQKVSRGADSPVCNMLFFKRVNLLLGGCVRLMLSGGAPLSASTQRFMNVCFCPIAVGYGLTETCGAGAISEFSDYSTGRVGAPLICSEIKLRDWPEGGYTSQDKPHPRGEILIGGPNVAMGYFGSEGEGENDNFWVDEAGQRWFCTGDVGEVHPDGCLQIVDRKKDLVKLQAGEYVSLGKIEGALKNSPLIDNICVYASSDQNYLISFVVPNQKQLTEIAKKNGIEGEWEELCNHSKMEEEVLKVIKEIAVTHKLERFEVPQKIRLSSEAWTPETGLVTDAFKLKRKELKNHYIKDIERLYGAK; from the exons ATGATGCCCCAGTGTGAGAGAGCGCGGAGTATAAGTGGACGTCCAGAAGGGCCGTATCGAGCGGTAGAATGTGTAGATGCTCTCGTTACACAGGACTTTGAGGGCGTGGACACGCTAGACAAACTTTTTCTATATGCAGTGAAGAAATTCAGTAAGGCATCCTGTCTGGGCACCAGAGAGGTCCTTagtgaagaagaagaaaaacaaccTAATGGGAAGATCTTTAAGAAG ttGGCCCTGGGGGACTACAGCTGGATGACCTATGAAGAGGTCAGCCAAAAAGTGGAATCTTTTGGCAGCGGTCTGGCAGCTTTGGGCCAACAGCCACGTAATACAATTGCCATCTTTTGTGAGACACGGGCAGAATGGATGATCACAGCACAGGCTTGCTTCAGACGCAACTTCCCAT tggTAACGCTGTATGCAACTCTGGGTGAGGATGCTGTAGCTTATGGTCTGAATCAATGTGGAGCCACTCATCTCATCACCAGCACAGAACTGCTGCAGACCAAACTAAAG AACATCGTGAGTGCAGTTTCGAGGTTGCAGCATGTTATCTATGCCGGCAGTGGTGAAGTATGTCATGCTGATTACCCACAGTCTCTTACTATGCACAGCATGCAGGAAGTAATGGAGCTAGGGGCAAAGCCAGAGAACT tAAGTAAAGAGTATGACAGGCCGACTGCGTCTGATCTCGCAGTGGTGATGTATACCAGTGGGTCTACAGGGAAGCCTAAAGGAGTGAAGATGCAACACAGTAATCTGATTGCAGGAATGGCTGGTCAGTGCCAGCGGATCCCAGGCCTGGG GTCTCAGGACACATACATAGCTTATCTCCCATTGGCTCATGTGCTGGAGCTGACAGCAGAAATATCCTGTCTATCATATGGCTGCAGGCTTGGATACTCCTCCCCACACACACTTACAGACCAG TCCAGTAAAATAAAGATCGGTGGTAAGGGAGATTGCTCTGTGCTGAAACCCACCCTGGTAGCAGCAGTCCCG GAGATCATGGACCGTATCTCCAAGAATGTTAATGGGAAGTTGAGAGAGATGTCTGTCATTCAGAGAACTCTGTTCAAAGTGGGATACAACTTCAAGCTGCAGAAGGTGTCAAGAGGAGCTGATTCTCCGGTGTGTAACAT gtTGTTTTTTAAGCGTGTGAATTTGCTGCTGGGAGGGTGTGTACGCCTGATGTTGAGCGGTGGAGCTCCACTGTCTGCTTCCACACAGAGATttatgaatgtgtgtttttgccCTATTGCTGTGGGTTACGGCCTTACAGAGACATGTGGAGCCGGAGCTATCTCTGAAT tttCTGATTACAGTACAGGACGAGTTGGAGCTCCtctcatttgctctgaaatAAAACTGCGAGACTGGCCTGAGG GTGGTTACACCAGTCAGGACAAGCCACACCCACGAGGGGAAATTTTGATTGGTGGACCAAATGTTGCCATGGGATACTTTGGGAGTGAGGGGGAGGGAGAAAATGACAACTTCTGGGTGGATGAGGCCGGGCAGCGCTGGTTTTGTACTGGAGATGTTGGAGAAGTTCATCCAGACGGTTGTTTGCAGATTGTGG ATCGTAAGAAGGACCTGGTAAAGCTGCAGGCAGGTGAATATGTGTCTTTGGGGAAGATAGAAGGTGCCCTGAAAAACAGCCCCCTCATTGATAACATCTGCGTCTATGCCAGCAG TGATCAGAACTACTTGATCAGCTTTGTGGTGCCTAACCAGAAGCAACTGACTGAGATTGCAAAAAAGAACGGGATAGAGGGCGAGTGGGAAGAGCTTTGTAACCACTCCAAGATGGAGGAGGAAGTACTAAAAGTCATCAAAGAGATTGCAGTCACAC ATAAACTGGAAAGGTTTGAGGTTCCACAGAAGATCCGTTTAAGTTCTGAGGCTTGGACTCCAGAAACAGGCCTGGTGACGGATGCCTTCAAACTGAAGAGAAAAGAGCTgaaaaatcattatataaaGGACATTGAGAGGTTATATGGGGCTAAATGA
- the cwc15 gene encoding protein CWC15 homolog, whose protein sequence is MTTAARPTFEPARGGRGKGEGDLSALSKQYSSRDLPGHTKIKYRQPTQDAPEEVRARDFRRELEERERVAVKSRDRGAREHTTSSSSSSSSSSSKRPRLDQIPAANLDADDPLTDDEEDSDSGSDSDDDTAALLAELEKIKKERAEEQERKEREQKAEEERIRMENILSGNPLLNLAGQQQQQQQQKTQTQNTFSVKRRWDDDVVFKNCAKGVDESRKEKRFVNDTLRSEFHKKFMEKYVK, encoded by the exons ATGACCACAGCAGCAAGGCCAACGTTTGAGCCCGCAAGAGGAGGACGGGGCAAAGGAGAAGGTGATCTGAGTGCTTTGTCTAAACAGTACTCCAGCAGAGACCTGCCGGGACACACCAAAATCAAATACAG GCAGCCCACTCAGGATGCCCCAGAGGAGGTGAGAGCTCGTGATTTCAGACGTGAgctggaggagagagagagagttgctGTTAagagcagagacagaggagcaAGAG agCACACAACTTCCTCGTCGTCTTCatcttcatcctcctcctccaaGCGGCCACGTTTAGATCAGATTCCTGCTGCCAACCTGGATGCTGATGATCCCCTCACTGAT GATGAAGAAGACTCAGACTCGGGCTCTGACAGTGATGATGACACTGCTGCCCTGCTGGCTGAACTGGAGAAGATCAAAAAGGAGCGAGCTGAGGAGCAGGAGAGGAAG GAAAGGGAACAGAAAGCAGAAGAGGAGAGGATACGTATGGAGAATATTCTGAGTGGGAATCCACTGCTCAATCTGGCAggccagcagcagcagcagcaacaacaaaaaacacagaccCAGAATACATTCAGTGTGAAGAGAAG ATGGGATGATGATGTCGTATTTAAAAACTGCGCTAAAGGAGTGGATGAATCTCGAAAGGAGAAACGCTTCGTTAATGACACCCTGCGCTCTGAATTCCACAAGAAATTCATGGAGAAATATGTCAAATGA